A section of the Mycolicibacterium anyangense genome encodes:
- the lpqV gene encoding lipoprotein LpqV, whose amino-acid sequence MRRDRCRSLTAATTIVAALTAALMACSSGGGGNATSKAPAPASPAEPTAQEGAPTEPIGVSPDGVTTKVDVPAESTEEQYAQACMATKAWMESRGGDPTTLVEAALKELQSSAKPSPQTFNKTWTELSTPQQAAVIIAVRAASQGGC is encoded by the coding sequence ATGCGCCGTGACCGATGTCGTTCGCTGACCGCTGCCACGACGATCGTGGCGGCCCTCACCGCGGCCCTGATGGCCTGCTCGTCCGGCGGTGGCGGCAATGCCACCTCCAAGGCCCCGGCACCGGCCAGCCCGGCCGAACCGACCGCCCAGGAGGGCGCGCCCACTGAGCCGATCGGGGTGTCGCCGGACGGCGTGACCACCAAGGTCGACGTTCCAGCCGAATCCACCGAAGAGCAGTACGCGCAGGCCTGCATGGCCACCAAGGCCTGGATGGAATCGCGGGGCGGCGATCCCACCACGCTGGTGGAGGCGGCGCTGAAGGAACTGCAGTCCAGTGCCAAGCCCAGCCCGCAGACGTTCAACAAGACGTGGACCGAGCTGTCCACCCCACAGCAGGCCGCGGTGATCATCGCGGTGCGCGCCGCCAGCCAGGGCGGGTGTTGA